The Cellulophaga sp. L1A9 genome window below encodes:
- a CDS encoding efflux RND transporter periplasmic adaptor subunit has protein sequence MSKTPMFIGVLVFLMLTSCGTKKEEKHEEAKFLVTSPVKKDTSITKDYVSQIHSIRHIEIRALERGYLQHISVDEGQTIKKGQAMFQIMPNVYQADLQKAAAEAKVAEIELKNTQLLADGKVVSENELSMAKANFDKANAEVSLAKTHLGFTAIKAPFAGIMNHLHVREGSLLDEGELLTSLSDNSKMWVYFNVPESEYLDYITGKDKDTKKSVNLLMANNKVFNQAGIVETIEADFNNQTGNIAFRATFDNPDGILRHGETGSILMKVPFKDVLIIPQKATFEILDKKYVFIVDKDNIVRQRLIHVAAEMQNLFIVDKGLSENDKIILDGIRMVKDQQKVAIEFVEPNSVISNLALYAE, from the coding sequence ATGAGTAAAACTCCTATGTTTATTGGCGTGCTTGTGTTCTTAATGCTAACAAGTTGCGGTACAAAAAAAGAGGAAAAACATGAAGAAGCAAAATTTCTTGTGACCAGTCCTGTAAAAAAAGACACCTCCATTACTAAAGATTATGTCAGTCAAATTCATTCTATAAGACATATAGAAATTCGTGCCTTAGAAAGAGGGTACTTACAGCATATTTCTGTAGATGAAGGGCAAACGATTAAAAAGGGACAGGCTATGTTTCAGATTATGCCAAACGTATATCAAGCAGATCTTCAGAAGGCCGCAGCAGAAGCCAAAGTTGCAGAAATTGAACTGAAAAATACGCAATTATTGGCAGATGGAAAAGTAGTTTCTGAAAATGAACTTTCTATGGCTAAAGCAAATTTTGATAAAGCAAATGCCGAAGTATCCCTTGCAAAAACGCATTTAGGGTTTACCGCTATTAAAGCTCCTTTTGCAGGGATCATGAATCACTTACATGTAAGAGAAGGGAGTCTTTTAGATGAAGGGGAGCTGCTAACTTCACTTTCTGATAATAGTAAAATGTGGGTATATTTTAATGTTCCAGAATCAGAATATTTAGATTACATCACGGGTAAAGATAAAGACACAAAAAAGTCTGTTAACTTATTAATGGCCAATAATAAGGTTTTTAATCAAGCTGGAATTGTAGAGACAATTGAGGCCGATTTTAATAATCAAACAGGGAATATAGCCTTTAGAGCAACTTTTGATAATCCAGATGGGATACTTCGTCACGGAGAGACAGGGAGTATTTTAATGAAGGTTCCTTTTAAGGATGTGTTAATTATTCCGCAAAAAGCAACCTTTGAAATTCTAGATAAGAAATATGTTTTTATAGTAGACAAGGATAATATAGTGAGACAACGTTTAATTCATGTAGCGGCAGAAATGCAAAATTTGTTTATTGTGGATAAAGGATTGTCGGAGAATGATAAAATTATACTTGATGGGATTCGAATGGTAAAGGATCAACAAAAGGTAGCTATTGAGTTTGTAGAACCAAATTCAGTAATATCAAATTTGGCGCTTTACGCAGAGTAA
- a CDS encoding efflux RND transporter permease subunit, with amino-acid sequence MFSKFLKRPVLAIVISVIIVFTGLLAIKQLPISQFPQIAPTTVNIFIAYPGASADVLVNSTLIPLETAINGVQGMRYIASDATSAGEGTLRIIFEPGTDPNQAVVMVKTRVDQVMPLLPELVQREGVVITPVQPSMLMYVNLFSTQEDDDELFLYNYAYTKIIPEIQRIDGIASAQILGSRKYAMRVWLKPDRMRAYNVSAEEVMEAMQDQSIIARPGRLGGSSGKTSQALEYVLTYEDRYSEPEQYEDIIIRANEEGELLKLKDVADVELGSEFFDIYSNLDGHPSASIILKQTLGSNGKDVIDEVKNKLVELKAELPPGVDYKISYDVSNFLDASIEQVIHTLRDAFILVAIVVFLFLGDWRSTLIPIIAVPVSLIGAFFVMQLFGLSINLITLFALVLAIGIVVDNAIVVVEAVHVKMEEENLTPYNASYAVLGEIGGAIIAITLVMVSVFIPISFMSGPVGVFYRQFSITMAGSIIISAIVALTLTPVLCAVLLKNNHGKPKSKSPIDKFIAWFNKGFERLTGTYVNILNKIVARRMVTFGILIAFCVGIFLTSKVLPAGFIPNEDQGMIYAIIQTPPGATLERTNDVARKLQKICEEMDGVASVSSLAGYEIMTEGRGSNAGTCLINLKPWSERSHSVHEIMELLEEETKDLGAVIEYFEPPAVPGFGSSGGFSMRLLDKTNSTDYHAFEKINNDFMAALGERKELSGLFTFYSANYPQYKLKINNKIAMQKGVTIGNAMENLNILIGSTYEQGFIRFGRFFKVYTQAAPEYRALPTDLDKLFVKNEEGDMVPYSAFMTLEKKLGPNEITRYNLYNSASINGLPATGFTTGDAINAIKEVAKETLPRGYDIAWEGLSYDEANRGSESIYIFAIVLIFVYFVLAAQYESFLLPFAVILSLPVGIFGSFALLKVMGLANDVYAQIGVIMLVGLLGKNAVLIIEFAVQKRRQGATVLEAAIEGSRSRFRPILMTSFAFIAGLIPLVIASGAGAIGNRTIGGSAMGGMLIGTLFGVLVIPGLYYIFGTMADGRSLIKGEATEPVSEEFIRESETEGKTRAALREVKKLLKKLTKKNDDEN; translated from the coding sequence ATGTTTAGTAAATTTTTAAAAAGACCGGTGTTGGCTATAGTCATATCGGTAATAATTGTATTTACGGGATTACTGGCTATCAAACAATTGCCTATATCTCAATTTCCGCAAATTGCACCTACAACAGTTAATATTTTTATTGCCTATCCAGGAGCTAGTGCCGACGTATTGGTAAATTCAACCCTTATTCCTTTAGAAACAGCAATTAATGGGGTGCAGGGAATGCGTTACATTGCTTCCGATGCTACTAGCGCTGGGGAAGGAACTTTACGTATTATTTTTGAACCCGGTACCGACCCAAATCAAGCTGTGGTTATGGTAAAAACAAGGGTAGATCAAGTAATGCCCTTATTGCCGGAATTAGTTCAGCGTGAAGGGGTAGTCATTACGCCAGTTCAACCAAGTATGTTGATGTATGTAAACTTGTTTAGTACACAAGAAGATGATGATGAATTATTTTTATACAACTATGCATACACAAAAATAATTCCAGAAATACAACGTATTGACGGGATTGCGAGTGCTCAAATACTAGGAAGCCGTAAATATGCCATGCGTGTTTGGTTAAAACCAGATCGTATGCGTGCTTATAATGTGTCAGCAGAAGAAGTGATGGAGGCTATGCAAGATCAGAGCATTATTGCACGACCAGGAAGACTGGGGGGGAGCTCTGGTAAAACCTCACAAGCTTTAGAATATGTACTAACGTATGAAGATCGGTATTCAGAACCCGAACAATATGAAGACATCATCATTAGAGCTAATGAAGAAGGAGAGCTTTTAAAGTTAAAAGATGTTGCCGATGTAGAATTAGGGAGTGAGTTTTTTGATATTTATTCCAATTTAGACGGACACCCTTCTGCATCAATCATTTTAAAACAAACCTTAGGGAGTAATGGTAAAGATGTCATTGATGAAGTTAAAAATAAGCTTGTAGAACTCAAAGCAGAATTGCCTCCGGGAGTAGATTATAAAATTAGTTATGATGTTTCTAATTTCTTAGATGCCTCTATTGAGCAGGTAATTCATACGCTTAGAGATGCTTTTATATTAGTAGCTATTGTGGTATTCTTATTCTTAGGAGATTGGCGTTCTACGTTAATTCCGATAATTGCAGTACCCGTATCTTTAATTGGAGCATTTTTTGTAATGCAACTTTTTGGACTTTCCATTAACCTGATTACCTTATTCGCATTAGTATTAGCCATTGGTATTGTGGTAGATAATGCCATTGTGGTCGTAGAAGCGGTCCATGTTAAAATGGAGGAGGAGAACCTCACACCGTACAATGCATCTTATGCCGTATTGGGTGAGATAGGTGGGGCAATTATAGCCATAACTTTGGTCATGGTTTCGGTTTTTATTCCTATTTCATTTATGTCCGGACCAGTAGGGGTTTTTTACCGTCAGTTCTCTATTACTATGGCTGGGTCAATCATAATTTCTGCAATTGTAGCCCTTACCTTAACACCTGTATTATGTGCGGTATTGTTGAAGAATAATCATGGTAAGCCCAAAAGTAAATCACCGATAGATAAATTTATAGCTTGGTTTAATAAAGGCTTTGAAAGGCTAACAGGTACCTACGTTAATATTTTGAATAAAATTGTAGCCAGACGTATGGTTACTTTCGGAATTCTAATAGCTTTCTGTGTGGGGATATTTTTGACCAGCAAAGTATTGCCTGCAGGATTTATTCCTAATGAAGATCAAGGGATGATCTATGCGATTATTCAAACACCTCCAGGAGCAACTTTAGAACGTACGAATGATGTGGCTAGAAAACTTCAGAAAATCTGTGAAGAAATGGACGGTGTAGCATCGGTATCTTCATTGGCAGGATATGAAATTATGACAGAAGGGAGAGGCTCAAACGCGGGTACGTGTTTAATTAACCTTAAGCCATGGTCAGAACGTAGTCATTCGGTTCATGAAATTATGGAGCTTTTAGAAGAAGAAACTAAAGATTTGGGTGCGGTGATTGAATATTTTGAGCCACCAGCGGTACCAGGTTTTGGTTCTTCAGGAGGTTTTTCAATGCGTTTGTTAGATAAAACAAATTCTACCGATTATCATGCTTTCGAAAAGATAAATAATGATTTTATGGCAGCTTTAGGGGAGCGTAAAGAGCTTTCTGGTTTGTTTACTTTTTATTCTGCTAATTACCCTCAGTATAAATTAAAAATAAACAATAAAATTGCGATGCAGAAAGGGGTTACCATTGGTAACGCTATGGAAAACTTGAATATTCTAATAGGGAGTACTTACGAGCAAGGTTTTATACGTTTTGGGAGATTCTTTAAAGTGTATACACAAGCAGCTCCTGAATATAGAGCCTTACCCACAGATTTAGATAAATTATTTGTTAAAAACGAAGAAGGCGATATGGTACCCTATTCGGCATTCATGACCCTAGAGAAGAAGTTAGGTCCTAATGAAATTACGCGATATAATTTGTATAATTCTGCATCTATAAACGGACTTCCAGCTACTGGTTTTACTACGGGAGATGCCATTAATGCCATAAAAGAAGTAGCAAAAGAAACGCTACCAAGAGGCTATGATATTGCTTGGGAAGGTCTTTCGTATGATGAAGCAAATAGAGGGAGTGAGTCCATCTATATTTTTGCGATCGTATTAATCTTCGTGTATTTTGTTTTGGCGGCACAGTATGAAAGTTTCTTATTGCCATTTGCTGTGATCTTATCACTACCCGTAGGGATATTTGGTTCCTTTGCTTTACTTAAAGTAATGGGGTTAGCAAATGACGTTTATGCGCAAATCGGAGTCATTATGCTGGTAGGGTTACTCGGTAAAAATGCCGTGTTGATTATAGAATTTGCCGTCCAGAAACGTAGGCAAGGTGCTACCGTGCTAGAAGCTGCTATTGAAGGTTCTAGATCAAGATTTAGACCTATTCTAATGACTTCTTTTGCCTTTATTGCAGGGTTAATTCCGCTTGTAATTGCTAGCGGTGCAGGAGCAATTGGGAACAGAACCATTGGAGGTTCTGCAATGGGTGGTATGCTTATCGGTACTCTTTTCGGAGTGTTAGTGATTCCTGGCTTGTATTATATTTTCGGTACCATGGCAGATGGTAGAAGTCTTATAAAAGGAGAAGCTACAGAACCAGTTTCGGAAGAATTTATTAGAGAAAGTGAAACAGAAGGTAAAACAAGAGCAGCATTACGTGAAGTGAAAAAACTGTTGAAAAAATTAACCAAAAAGAATGATGATGAAAATTAA